DNA sequence from the Tissierella sp. MB52-C2 genome:
AATATTTCGCAAGCCTTTCCACTAGTTTAAGGGCTAAGGTTTCTGTATCTAATATCTCATCTTTAATCGCACCTGTAAAAGCAAGGTTTAGAGCTACTTCTTTGTCTTCAAATTTAGGCCATAATATTCCCGGAGTATCTAATAACTCTAAGTTGGTCTTTGTTTTAATCCATTGGTTAGACTTGGTCACTCCCGGCCTATTTCCAGTTTTAGCACCTTTTCTTCCTGATAAAGAATTAATTAATGTAGATTTACCTACATTGGGGATACCAAGTATCATGGCTCTAGTAGGTCTATTGATTACTCCTCGCTTTTCATAAGCTTCTCTTTTTTCTTTTGTAACCTCATAGGAAAGTTCTTGTAATTTATCTATTCCCTTTCCTTCTAAAGCATCCATGGTAAGTGATTTAATTCCCTTATTTGAAAAATAATCCTGCCACAATTTATTTCCATTGTTACTTGCCAAATCTGACTTATTTAAAATAATAATTCTAGGTTTTTCTCCAACTATGGAGTCGATAATAGGATTTTGACTACTGGCTGGTATTCTAGCATCTATTAACTCAAAAACAACATCGACCATGGAAAGAGACTTCTGTATAGATTCCCTTGTCTTCTTCATATGTCCTGGATACCAGTTAATATTCATTATTTCACCACCTAAATAAAATTGGGACTATAAAGTCCCAATAAATTAGTAAAATCTTTTTTCTTTAACTTTAGCAGCTTTACCTTGTCTATCTCTTAGATAGTAAAGTTTAGCTCTTCTTACCCTACCTCTTCTAGTTACTACTAGTTTTTCAATTCTTGGAGAATGTATAGGGAAAGTTCTTTCAACACCTACTCCATAAGATAATCTTCTTACTGTAAATGTTTCTCTTGCTCCGCCACCTTGAATTTTGATTATCGTACCTTCATATACTTGGATTCTCTCACGAGTTCCTTCAACAACTTTGTAATGAACTTGAACAGTATCTCCTACATTCAAGCTAGGTAAATCATTTCTTAATTGTTCATCTTCTAACATTCTAATTATATCCACTGTATAGACCTCCCTTCTCCTTAGATGTTCTTACCACATGGCAGAGGACCATCCGTAATTCCATACGCTAGGTATTATAGCATATGTATAATTCAATTACAACTAAATTGTAATCATAAAACTTTCTTTATTTTTGATAGAATAACTTTCTCCTCTTCAGTCAAAGTCTTATTATCTAATAAATCAGGCCTCTTAATAAAAGTAGATTTTAAGGATTCTTCCTTTCTCCACTGTTCTATCTTCTGATGATTGCCTGAAAGTAATACTTCTGGCACCAAATGGCCATTAAACTCTCTCGGTCTTGTATATTGAGGGTATTCTAATAAACCTTTATAATGGGATTCATCCATATATGATTCATCTGATCTAAGTACACCAGGCAATAATCTTACAATTGCATCAATAAGTATCATTGCAGGAATTTCTCCACCTGTTAATACAAAATCACCAATAGATACTTCCTCATCTACATAATTGTCAATAATTCTATTATCTATACCTTCATAATGACCACATAAAAGAATTAAATGTTCTTCCTTAGCCAATTCATTGGCAAGCTTCTGATCAAATCTTTTTCCTTGAGGTGATAAATATATTGTTCTAGAATTATATTTTTGAACACTATTTATAGCATCAAAAATTGGCTCCGGCTTCATAACCATACCTGAGCCACCTCCAAAAGGATAATCATCTACTTTCTTATGCTTATTTTTGGAAAAGTCTCTAATATTTATACTATTTATTTCAACTTTATTTTCTTCATAGGCCCTACCTATTATACTCCAATTTAGTAGAGGTGAAAAAAACTCAGGAAATAAAGTCAATATATCTATTTTCATTCTATCATTCCCTCTATAGGGTCAATCACTATTTTTTTATTATCTATATCAACATCGACAATAAATTGCTTCACAGCTGGAATAAGATATTCTTTATCTTTTTCCATATCTTTTATTATATATATATCATTACTAGGTCCTTGGATTACATCTGATAAAATTCCTATTAATTGAGATTTAGTATCAAAAACCTTAGAGCCTACTAAATCATAGATAAAAAAATGATTTTCTGGTAAAACAACTTTCTCAGCTTCATCAACATATATAAAGTTATCTTTAAAAGGAATTATTTCGTTTATATCGTTAAATTCCTTAAACTTTAATATTGCTAGGTTTTTATGGTATTTTACCTTCTCTAGTTTTACTTTGATTTTTTTATCACCAATATATGCAGTTTTCAAATAATCAAATCTATTAAGGTTATCAGTTAATGGGTATATTTTTACCTCACCTTTTATTCCATGAGAGCTTATTATTTTACCAACTATTGTATATTCCATTTTTCACCTATCTCCAATATTTTAAGGGATTAGGTCTTCTAATCCCTTACTGAATAATTTCTACGACAACTCTTTTGTTATCTTTGATTGCTGCTGCCTTAACTACTGTTCTTATGGCCTTAGCAATTCTACCTTGTTTTCCTATTACTTTACCCATATCTTCAGGGTGAACCTTAAGTTCAATGATAACAGACTGACTGCCCTCTATTTCATTGACTACCACATCATCTGGATTATCTACAAGAGACTTTGCAATAAATTCTACTAATTCTCCCATTTTTAGCACCTCCTAGATACTCTTCCTTAAGGATTATTCAGCTTGATTTTCATATAAACCATTTTGTTTAAATAATCTATCTACAGTATCAGTTGGTTTTGCTCCATTTTTAATCCAGTTAATTGCTTTTTCATTATCTATCTTAACTGTTTTAGGTTCAGTTAATGGATTATAATAGCCAATTTCTTCGATAAATCTTCCATCTCTAGAAGCACGAGAATCAGCAACAACTATTCTATAGAAAGGGTTTTTCTTAGCTCCCATTCTTCTTAATCTAATTTTAACTGCCATTTATTTCACCTCCTTAAAAATTTGACTATTTATTTAGAAAAAGGGGAATCCAAATTTCCCTTTTTTCTTCATTGTTTTTTCCATATCAGTAAACCTTTTCATCATTTTCTTAGTTTCTTTAAATTGCTTTAAGATTTTGTTTACTTCTTGGACTGAAGTACCACTACCCTGGGCTATTCTTTTTCTTCTGCTACTATCTATAATATCAGGATTATCTCTTTCTTTCTTAGTCATAGATTGAATTATTGCCTTAATCCTATTAATATCTTTTTCATTTACATCTAAACCTTTCAATGCTTTAGAGTTCATTCCTGGAATCATACCTATCAATTGATCAATAGGTCCTAGACTTTTCATTTGTTCCAGCTGATCTAAGAAGTCATCAAAGGAAAATTCCTGATTCCTAATTTTTTGTTCCAATTCTATTGCTTTCTTAGCATCTATATTAGCTTGAGCCTTTTCAATTAAACTAAGTACATCACCCATACCTAATATTCTTGAAGCCATTCTATCTGGATGGAAAGGTTCTAATTGATCAAACTTTTCTCCCATACCAGCAAACTTTATAGGTTTTTCTGTTACTGCCCTAATGGATAAAGCTGCTCCACCTCTAGCATCTCCATCAAGCTTAGTAAGTATAACTCCTGTAATCCCTAGTTTATCATTAAAAGTTTCAGCCACATTAACTGCATCCTGTCCCGTCATAGCATCAAGTACCAATAGGACTTCATTTGGATTAACCGCATCATGGATATTCTTTATTTCATCCATTAATTCTTCATCGATATGAAGCCTTCCCGCAGTATCCACTATTATTACATCGTTTCCATTTCTTTTTCCATGCTCTAAGGCAGCCTTTGCTATGTCTACTGGGTTTATTTTGTCCCCCATTGAAAACACTGGAACATCAACCTTTTCTCCTACTACTTCAAGTTGTTTAATAGCTGCAGGTCTATAAACATCACAGGCAACCAATAAAGGTCTTTTGTTTTGTTTTTTTAGATTAAATGCCAACTTCCCAGTAGTAGTAGTTTTACCAGCACCCTGTAAACCACACATAAGAATTACTGTTGGTGGAGTAGAGGCAAAATTTAATTTAGCTTCTTTCTCTCCCATTAAATTAGTTAACTCTTCATTTACTATTTTTATAACCTGTTGGCCAGGTGTTAAACTTTCCATTACTTCATAGCCAATTGCTCTTTCCTTAACTTTCTTTGTAAAGTCTTTTACGACTTTAAAGTTTACATCTGCTTCCAAAAGAGCGAGCCTTACTTCTCTCATGGCTACATCAACATCTTTTTCTGAAAGTTTACCTTTTCCCTTTAATTTCCCCAAAGCATTTTGAAGTTTTTCTGATAAAGATTCAAATACCATTAGTCCACCACCTCCCGGCTATTATGGAGTATCTTTTTACAAATCTTGTTAATATCTATTGCCTTATTTTCAATTATATTGTCATTTCGATCTTTTGCAATTTTTATAATATCTTCGGCGATTTCGACTATATCCTTAATTTCTTTATGACTTGAATAAAACTTTTTTACTAGCCTTAAACTCTCTTCATATTGGTAAAGCTTTTGTTCTGCTCTTTTTAAAAGATCAAAAACCCCCTGCCTTGTAACATCAAGTTCATCACCAATTTCAGCTAAGGATAAATCATGAATATAATATAGTTCTATTACTAAATATTGTTTCTCACTAAGTAACTTTCCATAAAAATCAAATAAAATTCCTACTTCAACAAGTTTCTCAACCATTATATCACCAACAAAATAATACTGTCAAGCATTTTACTTGACAGTATTATTCTAGTATAAGATTTCCCTTTTGTCAACAACTATTAATTAAATAGAGCTTCTACAAAATCCTCAACAATAAATGGCTGTAAATCTTCTATTCCTTCACCTACACCAACTAATTTAACAGGTATGTTCAACTCCGCTTGTAAGGCTATAATAACTCCACCCTTTGCTGTTCCATCAAGCTTAGTAAGAGCAACGCCTGTTATATTTGCAACTTCTTTAAATACTTTAGCTTGATTAATAGCATTTTGTCCTGTTGTTGCATCAAGTACTAATAATACTTCTTTTGTAGCATCTCCATATTCTCTTTCTGCAACTCTAAATATTTTATTTAACTCGTTCATAAGATTAGATTTATTATGAAGTCTACCAGCTGTATCACAGATTAATATATCAGTTTTTCTTGCCTTAGCTGCTTGAATACCATCATAGATAACGGCAGCTGGATCTGCACCCTCACTATGAGATATTACATCGACGTTAGCCCTACTTCCCCACTCCTCTAATTGTTCAATGGCTGCAGCTCTGAAAGTATCTCCTGCTGCTATTAAAACTTTCTTTCCTTGTTTTTTAAAGTTATTAGATAACTTTCCTATGGTAGTAGTTTTACCAACACCATTTACTCCAACAACTAAAACTAAAGCAGGAGAAGGTTCTATATTTAAATTATTGTCTGAAACGGATTCTAACATGATTTTCTTGATTTCATCCTTTAGAAGTTCCTTTACATTATCTGGCTCAGTTACTTTTTCTTCTTTTACTCTGTTTCTTAACCTATCGATTAATTCCATTGTCGTATTTACTCCAACATCTGCAGTAACTAATACTTCTTCCAAATCATCAAATAACTCTTCATCAATTTTCTTATAGGATTTTAGTACACTATCTATTTTATTTGTAATATCATCTCTAGTCTTAGTTAGACCACTCATAAGTTTTTGAAAAAATCCAGCTTTTTTAGGTTTTGTTTCTACTACATCTTCTTCTACTTCTTCCGGCTCCACTAATTCATCTACAATTTCTTCTTGTATATCTTCAGCATCTTCTAGTTTCTCTTCTATTTCCTCTATTTCTTCTACTATATCTTCCAGTTCCTCAATAATCTCTTCTACTTCTTCCGCTTCTTCAATTTGCTGTTTAATATCTTCTGTCTCTATTATTTCTTTTGAATCTTCTGTTGTCTCTTCCTTTTCTTCTATTTGCTCTAGTTCCTCTATTTCTTCTATCTGCTGCTCTAGTTCTTCTTTATTACTTTCTAGGATTTCCTCTTTTAAATCAATGTCTTCTTTTTTCTTTCCTAAGTTTTTTAACCACTTAAACATTTTTCTCCCCCTAACTCGCTATTTCATCAATATTATCTTTTAGTTTAACCGATATTAATTTAGATACTCCCTCTTCTTCCATAGCTACTCCATATAATATATCTGCTATTTCCATAGTAGTCTTTCTATGGGTGATTAAAACAAACTGGGTGTTCTCATAGAAGGTTTTCAGATAATTAGTATACCTACTAATATTTGCTTCGTCAAGAGCTGCATCTATTTCGTCCAGTATACAAAATGGTGAAGGTTTTAATGTTAAAATTGCAAACAATAAAGCCACTGCCGTTAAAGATTTTTCTCCTCCTGATAACAAAGTTAGACTTTGAAGTTTCTTTCCAGGTGGTTGAGCTTTAATTTCGATTCCAGAGTTTAATATATTTTCCTCATCTTCTAAAACTAGCTCTGCTTGTCCCCCATTAAATAGATTTTTGAATATGTCTTGGAAATTGTCGTTTATCTTCTTAAAGTTCATAATAAATTGCGTTTTCATATTGGTTTCCATATCTTTTATAACTTCTTTTAAGTTTTCCTTAGCATTTATTAAATCTCTTTGTTGTTCTAGGATAAAATCTAGTCGTTCTTTTAAGTTTTTGTATTCCTCTATTGAGCTTAGATTTACTGTACCCAATTCTTTAATTTCAACTTTTAATTTTCTAGATTCTATTATTGCTTCTTGAATATTTTTAATTTCCACTTCATAATTCAATGCTTCTTCAAAGGATAATTCATAATCATCATTTAACTTTTTATGATAGTTTTCCAACTGTACAGTCATTCTAGCCAGTTTGACTTCATTTGAATTAAGTTTTTTTTCAGATTCTCCCATTGCTTTATTTATTTCATTTAATTTATTTTGTTCAGAGTAAAATTCCTCCATAAATTTAGTCTTATTAGATATTAAATCTTCTAATTCTCTTTTTATATCTTGGGCAATCAAATTTAATTCTTCTATCTTTTTATTTAAGTTTGCCTTAGTTTTGTTGATTTCGTCTATATTTTCCATATTCAATATTATCATTTCTTCTTTTTCTTTCATAGAGTTATTAATACTATGAACTTCTGCTTTATTTTTATTCCATTTTTCCTGTAAATTGTTTATATTACTATTGAGTAGGTTAAGGCTTATCTTAGTATCTGTAATATTCTTCATTTTTTCTTCTCTAATAGACTTTTCTTCATTATAGGCAATAGTTAGATTTTTAATTTCCTCTTTTTTATCTATAATCTCTTTATCTAGTTTTGATAATAAATCAATAATCTCTATTTCCTTATTTTTATATTCCTTGACCTCAGTATCTAAATTATTTATTTCCTTTTCTGCTTTTTCAATAGACTCCTTTAGTCTATTGATCTCACTTATATATTTCTCTTTTTGATTCCCTATATTTATTATTGAATGTTCAGTTTCCTTAATGGATTTATCCAATTCAATTATTTGTTCTTTAAATTCTGTTAACTTGCTTATATAAATGGTTTTTTCTTGATTTAATTCTTCCTGTACTTTATTTAATTTCTCTATGTCTTTAAGTAATTTTTCTATTCTGCCTTTTCTACTTATTATGCTAATACTACTATTCCCTTGACTTCCACCTGTCATGGAACCACCTGGGTTTAAAACTTCCCCATCAAGTGTAACTATTCTAAGAGAATGATTATATTTATTTGCAAGCTTTATTCCATAATCCATATTCTCAATTATTACAGTTCGTCCAAGTAAAAACTTAAATATACTTTCATATTTTTTATTATAATCTACTAATTCATAACCTAGACCATGTATTTTAAATTCTTCTCTATCTTGAATGCTTATATCTAAAGTATTTCCTTTTATAACATTAAGGGGTAAAAATGTTACTCTACCTAATTTATTACGTTTTAGATATTCTATGATTCTCTTTGCATCTCCTTCAGTTTCAGTAACTATATTTTGAACATTGGAACCTAGACTAATATCTATTGCTCTTTCAAACTTTTCATCTACTTTTATAAGTTCTGCTACTACACCTATAAGACCTTCCTTTAGCTGTGACTCTCTTTTAGCAGCCTTTAATAAGGATTTTACGCCCTTATAATATCCTTCATAGTCTTCTTCCATGTTTTTAAGCAATTTGAAACTAGAAGTCTTTGATTGAATTTCCATATTATTAGTATTTATATTTTTATTTATAGATTCTAATAACTCACTAGTATCTTTTTCTTTTCCTTTTATAGACTGTAAACTCTGATTCAAAGCTGAGAGTTCTTCTTGTAAATCTTCCTCTTTCTTAGATACCTCATCATAGAAATTAGCATTTGAGTTTTTTTCAGTATACATTGAGTCTATTTCTTTTTTTAATTGAAATATTCTTTTTTCAATATTTTCATTAAAAGAATTAATACTATTTAATTCTGATTTCCTATCAGAGGATTTATTGTATATTTTTATCATATTATTTTTTTCTAATTCTATATGTTTTTCTTTTTCCTGCAATGTTTCAAGCTCTTTTTCTAGCTCTATATTTTTTTCATTATATCTTTCCAGGAGTATGTTATATTCTTCTTCCGCCAATGACTTCTCTTTAATTAAATCATCATTAGTTATACTTAGCTCCTCTAATCTATTAATTAAATTTGTTTTTTCTTCTTTTAATCTATCTAAATCCTTATTGTAAAATCTTTCCTTTTCTTCAATTATTGCAACTTGATTTTGATCTTTATCAAGTTCATTTATAATACTTGAATTTTTATTTCTATAATCTTCTATATTAGATTCTAACTCTTCTATGGTTTTCTTAAGTAAATTAAACTTGTTTTCAAATAAATCTCTATCTAATACTTTTTGGTTTAACTCTTTTTCTAATATGGTTTTTTCTTCATTTATTTCGTCTATTTGGATATTCAGCTTTCTTATATCTCTTATAGATAGGTTTATTTCTAACTCCTTTAATCTATTATATAATTCAGTAAAATAGTTAGCTTTTTCAGACTGAATTTCTAACACTTCCAGCTGACTAGATAGTTCAAATATTAAGTCCTTAATTCTTATTAGATTATCTTGAGTCTTATCTAGCTTTCTTTCAGCCTCTTCCTTCTTTGATTTATATTTTACTATTCCAGCTGCCTCCTCAAAAATATGTCTTCTATCTTCAGGCCTATTGCTTAGTATTTCCTCTATTCGCCCTTGTCCTATTATGGAATATCCATCTTTACCTATTCCAGTATCCATAAATAGTTCACGAATATCCTTTAACCTACATGAATTTTTATTTATATAATATTCCGATTCCCCTGATCTAAACATTCTTCTAGTAACGGCTATTTCTTCATAATCAATTGGTATCTGTCCGTTTTTATTATTAAAGGTAATAGTAACTTCTGCATATCCTAAAGGCTTTCTCTTACCTGTACCTGCAAAAATTACATCTTCCATCTTACTTCCCCTAAGATTTTTTACACTTTGTTCTCCTAGAACCCATCTTATGGCGTCAGATATGTTACTCTTCCCGCTTCCATTTGGCCCTACTATAGCTGTAATACCGTTTTTAATCTTAATTTCTGTTTTATCAGCAAACGATTTAAACCCTTGAATTTCTACTTTCTTTAGCTGCAATCATAACACCTCTTACCTATTATAACTAAAGGTTTCCAATTCGTAGGAAACCTTTATATTAATCTAAATAATAGAATTCTCCTTTAAGTAGGATTCCATTAGTAGTTTCATATTTATTTTATCATAAATTTCATCAATTGTAATACTAATATGATTTATATCTAAAGCTTTTGAATATATCTTTACTTTATTAAATTTATATTCCTGAGTTAAGTATTTTATATTTGTAGACTGTTGTCCAGCTATTGAAGATACTTTTTTACTATTAGATTCTATTACTAAGGTTTTGTTATCTGTCTTTATTTCTTTAGTCCTAAAGTAGTAATCTAACAGCAATCTAAATATATTGGATTCTACCAACTGCCTAAATGCAGGATGAAATGGCCCTGCTACAACATCTTTCCCCAATTGAATATTTTCAGTTGGTTGTAGCCCTATTCTTATAACATCTATATTATTTATTTGGAAAAGCATAAGTAAAACAGAAGAAATATCTATGGCTTCTTCAAGAGATAATGGTTTGTATTTTTTATCTAAAAAAAGTTTTTCTAAATAAGTTTCTTTTATTATTAAAGTTGGATATATCCTTACACAATTTGGCGATAATTTAATAAATTCTTTACAAGTATTAAGAGACTTTTCCATAGTATCAGAGGGTAATCCAATCATCATCTGTAACCCAAGATTAAATCCAAACTCCTTAATAAGCTTGGAAGCTCTATATACATCCTCAGATTTATGTCCTCTCCCACTTTCATATAATACATTTTCGTCTAGAGATTGGACACCTAATTCAATAGTATCTACTGAATAATTCTTTAAATTATTTAATATAACTTCATCTATTGAGTCTGGTCTAGTAGATAATCTAATCCCATTTATCTTTCCTTCTTTTTTATATTTATATGGAATAGATAATAATTGTTTTTGTATTTCTATATCGATTGCCGTAAAGCTACCTCCATAGAAAGCCACTTCTATAGTGGAATTTGGTTTAAATGTCATTAGATGATCTTCTATTATTCTTTGAACTTCTTCTTGAGTCATATCTGTAGATAGACCTGTAATCTTTTTTTGATTGCAAAAAACACAATCATGGGGACATCCATAATGAGGTACAAATATTGGAATTATATAATGTCTACTCATTCATTTCATCCATTACTAAAAGAGCTTCCTTAGCAGCCATCTGTTCTGCTTCCTTTTTACTTCTTCCTGTACCCGTTCCCACTATTTTATTATCTACAATTAGATTCATATAAAATATCTTGTTATGGTCTGGTCCTTCCTCTTTTACAACTCTATATTCTATCTTTGCCCTAGTTATTTTCTGGAGATTTTCCTGTAGCTCAGTTTTATAGTCAATAAATAATGCTCCTTTAGCTACTGCATATACAATATCTGCTTCAAAATTTTGAAGTAATAGCTTATTTACAGTTTCAAAATCACTATCCATATAAATAGCACCCACTAAAGCCTCCGTTGCATCTGCTAAAATAGATTCTCGTTCTCTACCTCCAGTGCTCTCTTCCCCTTTGCCTAATAAAAGATATTTTCCTAGTTCAATCTTTTGAGCAGCAAAGGCTAAAGAAGATTCACATACTACTTTTGCTCTTATTTTAGTTAATTCTCCCTCTGGATAATTTGGATACTTTTTATATAGATACTGACTTACTATTAAACTTACAATTGTATCTCCTAAAAATTCTAGTCTCTCATTATTATCTGTAATCTTTAATTTGTTTTCATTTGCATAAGAGCTATGGGTTAAAGCCTTTTTTAATAAGTTAATATCTTTAAAATCATAGTGTAAGTTTTTTTCCAACGGTTCTAACCATTTAACTCCCTTATTATTTTCCTTCACAACTACTACCTCCAATTTTTTAGAAGAATAATTGGACCATATGGCCCAATTATTCTTCTAAAGCATTTGTAATATATTCAACTGCATCTCCTACAGTTTTTATGTTTTCCATATCTTCATCTTCAACTTCAAGTCCAAATTCATCTTCCAATGCCATAACTAACTCTACTAAATCTAAAGAATCGGCATTTAAAGTGTCTTTAAATGAAGTATCTTTTGTAATCTCATCCTCATCAACGTTAAATTGTGTAGCAATTATTTCCTTTATTTTTTTATAAGCCATTATCATCAACCTCCAAATTATTATTTAGTAAATGCTTATTGTCTTCAATTATTTTTATTACATCTTTATCAATAAACTTTATTAATTGTCTAATAGCATTTTTAATTGCAAGGGCATCTGAACTACCATGAGCCTTTACTACTGGTTTTTTTAATCCTAGTAAAGGAGCTCCGCCATGTTCTCTATAGTCCATTCTTCCCTTTATGTTCCTTAGTTCTGGCTTTAACAAACCTGCACTTATCTTAGTCTTAAAATTCTTTGTAAACTCTTCTTTTAATATTGAGAAAATAGACATAGCCATTCCTTCAGTCAGCTTTAGCACTATATTTCCTACAAATCCATCAGCTACTATAATATCCACATCTCCATTTGGTAATTCCCTCGCTTCAATATTTCCTTTGAAGTTTAAATTTGATTTTTCTATTAACTCATAGGTTTCTTTAGATAATAAATTTCCCTTACCTTTTTCTTCACCTATGTTTACAAGTCCCACTGTCGGTGAATTTATTCCCATAACATGTTCCATATAAATAGATCCCATTAGAGCAAATTGATGTAAATACTCAGGCTTGCAATCCACATTAGCACCTGCATCTAATAATAAAGAAAATCCTTTTAAGGTAGGATACATTACTGATAAAGCTGCTCTATCTATGCCATCTATTCTCTTAATTATAAACATTCCTGAAGCCAATAAAGCTCCTGTACTTCCTGCAGATAAAAAGCCATCTCCCAGCCCATCTACCAATGCTTTAGAGCCTACTACCATAGACGAGTTTTTCTTCCTTCTAATTGCCATAGCCGGATTATCATCATTGGTTATTACGTCATCTGCATTTATGATTTCCACTTTCTCTTTCGCATAATCATATTTTTCTAACTCGATTTCTATGACATTACTCTTGCCTACTAATATGGCATTAATACCATATTCATTTACAGCATCTATAGTTCCTCTAACTATTTCAACTGGTGCATTATCTCCACCCATAGCATCAACAATAATTTTCATAACCTTTTCCCCCAATGCCATGTATTTTAAAGCCACTGATATTTAATATATATTAGACTAAAATAAAATGCAAGATTAAAATATGTATTATAAAAAACTTTCCATTAAAACATTTTAAGATAACTTTTTTTGAAATTCATTGAGATTAAATCTAGTTCTAAAATGAAAAAGATACAAAATAAAACTTTCCTATTTTGATTATAAAAAAAGATAGTGGCAAGCACTATCTTTTTTTATTATTCTACTGCTATAACTTCCCTGTTTTTGTAATAGCCACATGATCTACAAACTCTATGTGGTTGTTTTGGTTCATGACATTGTGGACACTCAACAACTGTAGCTTTGTTTAGTCTATAAGAAGAAGCTCTTCTTTTATCCCTTCTAGCTTTAGAAGTTTTACGCTTTGGTACTGCCATTTAAAACACCTCCTTAATTCTTAGGAAAAAAATTCTTTAGTTTTTCAAGTCTTGGATCAATATTTTCCTGAATACAATTACATTTTGTATTATTTAAGTCTGTTCCACATATAGAACATAATCCTTTGCAATCAGAGTCACATAAGGATTTCATAGGTAAAG
Encoded proteins:
- the rpmF gene encoding 50S ribosomal protein L32 is translated as MAVPKRKTSKARRDKRRASSYRLNKATVVECPQCHEPKQPHRVCRSCGYYKNREVIAVE
- the smc gene encoding chromosome segregation protein SMC; the encoded protein is MQLKKVEIQGFKSFADKTEIKIKNGITAIVGPNGSGKSNISDAIRWVLGEQSVKNLRGSKMEDVIFAGTGKRKPLGYAEVTITFNNKNGQIPIDYEEIAVTRRMFRSGESEYYINKNSCRLKDIRELFMDTGIGKDGYSIIGQGRIEEILSNRPEDRRHIFEEAAGIVKYKSKKEEAERKLDKTQDNLIRIKDLIFELSSQLEVLEIQSEKANYFTELYNRLKELEINLSIRDIRKLNIQIDEINEEKTILEKELNQKVLDRDLFENKFNLLKKTIEELESNIEDYRNKNSSIINELDKDQNQVAIIEEKERFYNKDLDRLKEEKTNLINRLEELSITNDDLIKEKSLAEEEYNILLERYNEKNIELEKELETLQEKEKHIELEKNNMIKIYNKSSDRKSELNSINSFNENIEKRIFQLKKEIDSMYTEKNSNANFYDEVSKKEEDLQEELSALNQSLQSIKGKEKDTSELLESINKNINTNNMEIQSKTSSFKLLKNMEEDYEGYYKGVKSLLKAAKRESQLKEGLIGVVAELIKVDEKFERAIDISLGSNVQNIVTETEGDAKRIIEYLKRNKLGRVTFLPLNVIKGNTLDISIQDREEFKIHGLGYELVDYNKKYESIFKFLLGRTVIIENMDYGIKLANKYNHSLRIVTLDGEVLNPGGSMTGGSQGNSSISIISRKGRIEKLLKDIEKLNKVQEELNQEKTIYISKLTEFKEQIIELDKSIKETEHSIINIGNQKEKYISEINRLKESIEKAEKEINNLDTEVKEYKNKEIEIIDLLSKLDKEIIDKKEEIKNLTIAYNEEKSIREEKMKNITDTKISLNLLNSNINNLQEKWNKNKAEVHSINNSMKEKEEMIILNMENIDEINKTKANLNKKIEELNLIAQDIKRELEDLISNKTKFMEEFYSEQNKLNEINKAMGESEKKLNSNEVKLARMTVQLENYHKKLNDDYELSFEEALNYEVEIKNIQEAIIESRKLKVEIKELGTVNLSSIEEYKNLKERLDFILEQQRDLINAKENLKEVIKDMETNMKTQFIMNFKKINDNFQDIFKNLFNGGQAELVLEDEENILNSGIEIKAQPPGKKLQSLTLLSGGEKSLTAVALLFAILTLKPSPFCILDEIDAALDEANISRYTNYLKTFYENTQFVLITHRKTTMEIADILYGVAMEEEGVSKLISVKLKDNIDEIAS
- the plsX gene encoding phosphate acyltransferase PlsX; protein product: MKIIVDAMGGDNAPVEIVRGTIDAVNEYGINAILVGKSNVIEIELEKYDYAKEKVEIINADDVITNDDNPAMAIRRKKNSSMVVGSKALVDGLGDGFLSAGSTGALLASGMFIIKRIDGIDRAALSVMYPTLKGFSLLLDAGANVDCKPEYLHQFALMGSIYMEHVMGINSPTVGLVNIGEEKGKGNLLSKETYELIEKSNLNFKGNIEARELPNGDVDIIVADGFVGNIVLKLTEGMAMSIFSILKEEFTKNFKTKISAGLLKPELRNIKGRMDYREHGGAPLLGLKKPVVKAHGSSDALAIKNAIRQLIKFIDKDVIKIIEDNKHLLNNNLEVDDNGL
- the acpP gene encoding acyl carrier protein, giving the protein MAYKKIKEIIATQFNVDEDEITKDTSFKDTLNADSLDLVELVMALEDEFGLEVEDEDMENIKTVGDAVEYITNALEE
- a CDS encoding radical SAM protein — encoded protein: MSRHYIIPIFVPHYGCPHDCVFCNQKKITGLSTDMTQEEVQRIIEDHLMTFKPNSTIEVAFYGGSFTAIDIEIQKQLLSIPYKYKKEGKINGIRLSTRPDSIDEVILNNLKNYSVDTIELGVQSLDENVLYESGRGHKSEDVYRASKLIKEFGFNLGLQMMIGLPSDTMEKSLNTCKEFIKLSPNCVRIYPTLIIKETYLEKLFLDKKYKPLSLEEAIDISSVLLMLFQINNIDVIRIGLQPTENIQLGKDVVAGPFHPAFRQLVESNIFRLLLDYYFRTKEIKTDNKTLVIESNSKKVSSIAGQQSTNIKYLTQEYKFNKVKIYSKALDINHISITIDEIYDKINMKLLMESYLKENSII
- the rnc gene encoding ribonuclease III; its protein translation is MKENNKGVKWLEPLEKNLHYDFKDINLLKKALTHSSYANENKLKITDNNERLEFLGDTIVSLIVSQYLYKKYPNYPEGELTKIRAKVVCESSLAFAAQKIELGKYLLLGKGEESTGGRERESILADATEALVGAIYMDSDFETVNKLLLQNFEADIVYAVAKGALFIDYKTELQENLQKITRAKIEYRVVKEEGPDHNKIFYMNLIVDNKIVGTGTGRSKKEAEQMAAKEALLVMDEMNE